One window of the Anticarsia gemmatalis isolate Benzon Research Colony breed Stoneville strain chromosome 21, ilAntGemm2 primary, whole genome shotgun sequence genome contains the following:
- the l(3)05822 gene encoding SH3 domain-containing lethal (3) 05822 isoform X1: MDIFKDMKGPTRPAPSVPGIVVNRYSPVTNWDNDPFGADVFEPSPHYTQKKKPPPRPPPPKVGRQPDVPAKPSHFNRRPTVLSSLLSRYRTTGANQNVNTTQQSIITDFNSDVDTHKMFPKCEPKNVQTGALIDLSSPPSSPTFTTRSSSDGLSVDSFGSDATTSTNHHNAHNGGNASQAESGFEDDFDLFLHSRKPVNKEDTLDDFTSIDPFSPQPVVNKPSLMKKPVLSKDLYDASSNFASQPAVPLLKGPTIIRAKPSRPKPPDNAAILKNTFGSSFPVTPVMTVNTTTPIQKITNGFGDSFESKPLSWDEDERDRELSPERDSPPMPTIPPPPPPADVEDDVTSVWPAEEPDLANGDDEEEPYAIALFDYFTDHSDDLCFSANSKIKLIRRVDHEWLYGSLRNGAQGLFPSNYVEIKVPLPNEPAPPLPLIGTAVAMYDFVPDQPGDLPFNTGDTILVRYKINDEWYFGECNGAKGQFPINYVQMS, from the exons ATGGATATATTTAAGG ATATGAAGGGTCCTACACGTCCAGCTCCATCAGTGCCTGGTATAGTGGTGAACAGATACTCCCCAGTGACCAACTGGGATAATGATCCTTTCGGTGCAGATGTCTTTGAACCATCACCGCATTACACACAGAAGAAGAAACCTCCTCCGCGTCCTCCACCACCAAAGGTTGGCCGACAGCCTGATGTCCCGGCAAAGCCTTCTCACTTTAACAGAAGGCCTACTGTACTGTCTTCCCTCCTCTCTCGCTACAGAACCACAGGAGCCAATCAAAATGTGAATACTACCCAACAGAGTATTATAACAGATTTCAATAGTGATGTGGACACTCATAAAATGTTTCCTAAATGTGAACCAAAGAATGTGCAAACGGGTGCTTTGATTGATCTCTCGTCTCCCCCAAGTTCACCGACCTTTACGACGAGGTCTAGTAGTGACGGACTCAGTGTAGACAGCTTTGGTTCTGATGCAACTACTTCTACTAATCACCACAACGCTCATAACGGAGGCAATGCTTCTCAAGCAGAGAGTGGTTTTGAAGACGATTTCGATCTATTCCTTCATTCAAGGAAACCAGTGAACAAAGAGGATACTTTAGACGATTTTACATCGATAGATCCATTTTCGCCCCAGCCAGTAGTTAATAAGCCATCTCTAATGAAGAAACCAGTTTTGAGTAAGGATTTGTATGATGCGTCGAGTAACTTTGCCAGTCAGCCAGCTGTCCCGTTGCTCAAAGGGCCGACGATAATACGAGCGAAGCCGTCGCGGCCCAAACCTCCCGACAACGCGGCGATACTCAAGAATACATTTGGCAGCAGCTTCCCTGTCACTCCAGTCATGACAGTGAACACAACTACGCCGATACAGAAGATCACTAATGGCTTTGGTGATAGTTTC GAATCAAAGCCGCTCAGTTGGGACGAAGATGAGAGGGACAGAGAGCTGTCACCGGAGAGGGACTCTCCCCCCATGCCGACGATACCCCCGCCCCCTCCACCCGCTGACGTCGAGGATGATGTCACCAGCGTCTGGCCCGCAGAGGAGCCAGACCTTGCCAACGGTGATGATGAAGAGGAACCTTACGCGATAGCTCTGTTCGACTATTTCACGGACCATTCGGACGATCTATGCTTTTCG gCCAACTCGAAGATAAAGTTGATAAGGCGAGTAGACCACGAATGGCTGTATGGGAGCTTGAGGAACGGCGCGCAGGGCTTGTTTCCTTCGAACTATGTGGAGATAAAAGTGCCGTTGCCTAACGAGCCCGCGCCGCCGCTGCCACTCATCGGCACCGCCGTCGCTATGTACGACTTCGTCCCCGACCAGCCCGGGGACTTACCCTTCAACACTGGCGACACCATCCTAGTGAGATACAAGATCAACGACGAGTGGTACTTCGGTGAGTGCAACGGTGCGAAAGGACAATTCCCTATTAACTATGTGCAAATGAGTTAA
- the l(3)05822 gene encoding SH3 domain-containing lethal (3) 05822 isoform X2 — protein MKGPTRPAPSVPGIVVNRYSPVTNWDNDPFGADVFEPSPHYTQKKKPPPRPPPPKVGRQPDVPAKPSHFNRRPTVLSSLLSRYRTTGANQNVNTTQQSIITDFNSDVDTHKMFPKCEPKNVQTGALIDLSSPPSSPTFTTRSSSDGLSVDSFGSDATTSTNHHNAHNGGNASQAESGFEDDFDLFLHSRKPVNKEDTLDDFTSIDPFSPQPVVNKPSLMKKPVLSKDLYDASSNFASQPAVPLLKGPTIIRAKPSRPKPPDNAAILKNTFGSSFPVTPVMTVNTTTPIQKITNGFGDSFESKPLSWDEDERDRELSPERDSPPMPTIPPPPPPADVEDDVTSVWPAEEPDLANGDDEEEPYAIALFDYFTDHSDDLCFSANSKIKLIRRVDHEWLYGSLRNGAQGLFPSNYVEIKVPLPNEPAPPLPLIGTAVAMYDFVPDQPGDLPFNTGDTILVRYKINDEWYFGECNGAKGQFPINYVQMS, from the exons ATGAAGGGTCCTACACGTCCAGCTCCATCAGTGCCTGGTATAGTGGTGAACAGATACTCCCCAGTGACCAACTGGGATAATGATCCTTTCGGTGCAGATGTCTTTGAACCATCACCGCATTACACACAGAAGAAGAAACCTCCTCCGCGTCCTCCACCACCAAAGGTTGGCCGACAGCCTGATGTCCCGGCAAAGCCTTCTCACTTTAACAGAAGGCCTACTGTACTGTCTTCCCTCCTCTCTCGCTACAGAACCACAGGAGCCAATCAAAATGTGAATACTACCCAACAGAGTATTATAACAGATTTCAATAGTGATGTGGACACTCATAAAATGTTTCCTAAATGTGAACCAAAGAATGTGCAAACGGGTGCTTTGATTGATCTCTCGTCTCCCCCAAGTTCACCGACCTTTACGACGAGGTCTAGTAGTGACGGACTCAGTGTAGACAGCTTTGGTTCTGATGCAACTACTTCTACTAATCACCACAACGCTCATAACGGAGGCAATGCTTCTCAAGCAGAGAGTGGTTTTGAAGACGATTTCGATCTATTCCTTCATTCAAGGAAACCAGTGAACAAAGAGGATACTTTAGACGATTTTACATCGATAGATCCATTTTCGCCCCAGCCAGTAGTTAATAAGCCATCTCTAATGAAGAAACCAGTTTTGAGTAAGGATTTGTATGATGCGTCGAGTAACTTTGCCAGTCAGCCAGCTGTCCCGTTGCTCAAAGGGCCGACGATAATACGAGCGAAGCCGTCGCGGCCCAAACCTCCCGACAACGCGGCGATACTCAAGAATACATTTGGCAGCAGCTTCCCTGTCACTCCAGTCATGACAGTGAACACAACTACGCCGATACAGAAGATCACTAATGGCTTTGGTGATAGTTTC GAATCAAAGCCGCTCAGTTGGGACGAAGATGAGAGGGACAGAGAGCTGTCACCGGAGAGGGACTCTCCCCCCATGCCGACGATACCCCCGCCCCCTCCACCCGCTGACGTCGAGGATGATGTCACCAGCGTCTGGCCCGCAGAGGAGCCAGACCTTGCCAACGGTGATGATGAAGAGGAACCTTACGCGATAGCTCTGTTCGACTATTTCACGGACCATTCGGACGATCTATGCTTTTCG gCCAACTCGAAGATAAAGTTGATAAGGCGAGTAGACCACGAATGGCTGTATGGGAGCTTGAGGAACGGCGCGCAGGGCTTGTTTCCTTCGAACTATGTGGAGATAAAAGTGCCGTTGCCTAACGAGCCCGCGCCGCCGCTGCCACTCATCGGCACCGCCGTCGCTATGTACGACTTCGTCCCCGACCAGCCCGGGGACTTACCCTTCAACACTGGCGACACCATCCTAGTGAGATACAAGATCAACGACGAGTGGTACTTCGGTGAGTGCAACGGTGCGAAAGGACAATTCCCTATTAACTATGTGCAAATGAGTTAA
- the LOC142982245 gene encoding cysteine-rich hydrophobic domain-containing protein 2 yields MADFDAIYPDETEIEENIEETHVTLVPDPIVVRGAGNMTVFGLSNRFNGEFPSGLQSRVAPEEYQATVARINSVLKKTLPVNVKWLFCGCVCCCCTLGCSLWPVICLSKRTQHSLNKLLEWENSRLYNKLGLRWRLTKQHCDSSSMMEYVLLIEFIPKIPIYRPD; encoded by the exons ATGGCAGACTTTGATGCGATATATCCTGACGAGACGGAAATTGAGGAGAATATAGAAGAGACACATGTGACGCTAGTGCCTGATCCGATCGTCGTTCGTGGAGCTGGTAACATGACAGT TTTCGGTCTGAGCAACCGTTTCAACGGCGAGTTCCCGTCGGGGCTGCAGTCGCGCGTGGCGCCCGAGGAGTACCAGGCGACGGTGGCGCGCATCAACAGCGTGCTCAAGAAGACGCTGCCCGTCAACGTCAAGTGGCTCTTCTGCGGCTGCGTGTGCTGCTGCTGCACGCTCGGCTGCTCGCTCTGGCCTGTTATATGTCTTAGTAAAAGG ACGCAACACTCTCTGAACAAACTGTTGGAGTGGGAGAACAGTCGACTGTACAACAAGCTGGGCCTGCGCTGGCGGCTCACCAAGCAACACTGCGACTCCTCCTCCATGATGGAATACGTTCTTCTCATAGAATTTATCCCTAAGATACCCATATACAGACCCGACTAG
- the LOC142982355 gene encoding uncharacterized protein LOC142982355, which yields MDNAAYHNKLLNSAPTSNSKKSDMIAWLKAKGIEFDSSMLTPSLYELVCQHKDQSREYSIDKMLSDAGHATLRLPPYHPDLNPMELAWASIKAHVAKQTTPMVVERLIELVEEKLALMSETEWAELCEKVKQVENEYIDSDSIIDQLTETYTICDSDAGSDSESQSESEAADTNSDSDSSMDIVVDSSDNSDVEVMRPAEDVV from the coding sequence ATGGACAATGCCGCGTATCACAACAAGTTACTGAACTCTGCACCAACATCAAATTCCAAGAAGAGTGATATGATCGCGTGGTTGAAGGCTAAAGGAATAGAGTTCGATTCGTCTATGTTAACACCATCTTTATATGAACTTGTTTGTCAGCATAAAGATCAAAGTAGAGAGTATAGTATTGACAAAATGTTGTCTGATGCGGGACATGCAACGCTTAGGTTGCCGCCTTATCACCCAGACCTCAATCCCATGGAACTGGCATGGGCTTCGATAAAAGCGCATGTCGCTAAGCAAACCACGCCTATGGTTGTAGAGCGTCTAATAGAACTGGTGGAAGAGAAATTGGCCTTAATGAGTGAAACAGAGTGGGCGGAACTGTGCGAGAAAGTGAAGCAGGTGGAGAATGAGTACATTGATTCTGACAGTATAATAGACCAACTAACGGAGACGTATACAATATGTGACAGTGATGCAGGCTCCGATTCTGAGAGTCAAAGTGAATCAGAAGCAGCTGATACGAATTCGGACAGTGATAGTTCTATGGATATAGTGGTTGATAGTAGTGATAATTCTGACGTAGAAGTTATGCGACCAGCAGAGGATGTCGTCTAA
- the LOC142982316 gene encoding larval cuticle protein A2B-like, with translation MKVIIVAAILAVCKGAAGGVVPVAAPYAYARPLGYAAPVAVARPAFAHSIAAPIAVGAVAKVAAPVEEYDPNPQYSFAYDIQDAITGDSKNQQESRNGDVVQGSYSLVEPDGTRRIVEYTADPHNGFNAVVHKEAVGAAVVKAVAAPVAHAYIH, from the exons ATGAAG GTCATAATCGTAGCAGCTATCCTGGCGGTGTGCAAAGGAGCGGCTGGTGGCGTAGTGCCCGTGGCTGCACCTTACGCCTACGCCCGTCCCCTGGGCTATGCGGCCCCAGTGGCGGTCGCTCGGCCAGCATTCGCACACTCCATCGCGGCTCCCATCGCCGTCGGTGCCGTGGCTAAGGTTGCCGCACCCGTCGAAGAATACGACCCTAACCCGCAGTACTCCTTCGCTTATGACATTCAAGATGCTATTACTG GTGACTCAAAGAACCAACAAGAATCCCGTAACGGGGACGTAGTTCAAGGTTCCTACTCTCTGGTAGAACCTGACGGTACCCGTCGTATTGTGGAGTACACCGCGGACCCTCACAACGGCTTCAACGCGGTCGTGCACAAGGAGGCTGTTGGCGCCGCCGTTGTAAAGGCAGTCGCCGCTCCCGTCGCACACGCGTACATCCACTAG